The Helicobacter fennelliae nucleotide sequence AATCGTAGCCAAAGAATCTCTAAATGGCATTATTGCATTTTTTATCTGGATTCTATTTTGCTTTTTTGTTGATTTTTCATTTGGCTTGTTTTTGGGAGTTGTAGGGATTTTGTTGTGGTGCTGGGCGTTTAGAAATCCTGAGCGCATCGCCATGCAAAAAGATAACATCATCTTAGCACCCATTGATGGCGAAGTGATTGGCATAGAAAAAACCGAAAAATCTTGCCTTATCACAATCAAAGTCCGTTTTTTTGACGCGGGCTTTATCCGACTACCACTAGAATCTAAAACCATAAAAATCACACAAAAATCAGGGCTTTTGCTGTATTTTTCAGATTTATGGAAAAAGCTCAATCAGCAAATAAAAATCAAAGGCGCGCATTTTGAAATGCTTATCTTGCCAAAAGTTTTTGCGCCCTCTTCTATCAATGGCTCTAATGCTTTGCATGTCGCGATAGGACAAAGAGTGGGCTTTATGAAAGTTGGCGAACTTCAGCTTCACATCACAAAACCACAAGTTGATATATGTATCAATGTCGGAGATAAAATAATAAGCGGTCAAAGCATTATAGGATACCTCAAATGAATATCAATCCTCTTTATATTTTGCCAAATTTTTTTACAGCTGGAAGTATTTTTTTTGGAATCGTCAGCATTATGCTTGCCTCAAATGCGTCTTTTGAGTGGGCGGCTTGGTTGATTGTTGTATCTATGATTTTTGATGGGCTTGATGGGCGCGTGGCTCGGCTGACAAATACTTCAAGTAAATTTGGCATAGAATTTGACTCATTAGCAGATATTGTTGCGTTTGGCGTCGCACCAGCTATGCTTGTGTATTATTACATTCCAACCATTGGCGCAAATTATGGATTTGATGGCGCGTATGGATTGTATCGCATATTTACTTGCGCGCTTTTTGTGATTTTTGGTGCGATCCGACTTGCTCGCTTCAATATCACAACCATAAACGCAGAACCAAATACTTTCATAGGCTTGCCAATCCCAACAGCCGCAGTGATTATTGTGCTTTGGATTCTCGTTGATCTCCGCTACAATCTTTTTGTAAGCTCATTTAGCTATCTTTTGCTTGTTTTGACTTTTATCGTCAGCATACTTATGGTAAGCAATATCCGCTATCCAAGCTTCAAAAAAATCAAGTGGAATCTAAAAATTTTCACCACGCTTCTTATCGCCCTAGCATTAATCATTAGTTCAAAATTGTATGTTGAAATTTTTTGTGCGATTTTAAGCTCATATATACTCTATGGCATAGGAAGGTGGGTTATTATGATGTGTAAGGTCATAGTCAAAAAAAGAGCATAAAAGCCTTAATACCCCCACTTAAAATAGTCATAAGCCTAAATCCAAAGGAAAGCCATGCAAGAATATATAAAAATTTTTGATACAACATTACGAGACGGAGAGCAAAGCCCGGGTGCTTCGATGAATATCGAAGAAAAAATAAAAATTGCTTTACAATTAGAAAAACTCGGGGTTGATGTGATTGAGGCTGGATTTGCAGCCTCTAGCCCGGGAGATTTTGAAGCGATCAATCAAATAGCCCAAAGCCTCTCAAGTGCCTCAGTTTGCTCTCTTGCAAGGGCACTGGAATCAGACATTGATGTCGCAGCCAAAGCGATCGCGCCAGCACACCACAAAACCATTCATACCTTTATCGCCACAAGCCCCATTCATATGGAGTTCAAGCTCAAGCTCAAACCCGAAGAAGTCATCAAAAAAGCAGTCAATGCTGTCAAATACGCCAAATCTCTATGTCAAGATGTAGAATTTAGCTGTGAAGATGCTTTGCGGAGCGATATTGGATTTTTGAAAGAGATCTTGCCTGCTGTGATTGAAGCGGGGGCAAATACGCTCAATCTTCCCGATACCGTGGGCTATCGATTGCCACATGAAATCGGGACATTTATCAAAGAAATCCATAACTTTATAGGCGATAGAGCTATTTTATCCATACACTGCCATAATGACTTAGGGCTTGCTGTGGCAAACTCCATAGCAGCAATTCAAAATGGCGTCAGACAAGTTGAATGCACCATCAATGGACTTGGCGAGCGCGCAGGAAATACCGCATTAGAAGAAGTAGTCATGATCCTTAAAACCCGCAAAGATTTGTTTTTGACAAGCACAAATTCAGCCCTAGATACTCACATCAACACAAAAGAAATCTATCCGACAAGCAAACTTGTCGCTGATATTACTGGTATCCGCCCACAGCCAAATAAAGCAATCGTTGGCAAAAACGCATTTGCTCATGAAAGCGGAATCCACCAAGATGGAATGCTTAAACACCCGCAAACTTACGAGATTATGCGACCTTGCGATATAGGCATACCAGAATCTAATGGCTTGATTCTAGGCAAACATTCAGGCAAAGCCGCTTTCAAAGACAAAATCAAATCGCTAGGTTTTGAGGGCATAAGTGATGCTGAGCTTCTTGCTGCATTTGAGCGATTTAAAGTGCTTTGTGATAGCAAAAAAGAAATTTTTGATGATGATATACGAGCGATTTTAAGCGAAGAGACGCTTCATATTCCACAAATTTTCTCACTAGGAATCATTCAAGTGAGTGCCTGCTCTAGCGGTAAATATTGCGCGGCTATTAGCATTTATAAAGATGAAAATGAGGTGAGCGATTCCGCACTTGGCAATGGAGCGGTAGATTCTGTGCTTAAAAGCATCGATAGAATCAGCCAAATCCAAGGACATCTCCAAGACTACAAAGTAGAATCCATAACAAGCGGCAAAGATGCGCTTGCAAAAGTCGTCGTTAAAGTCGTGTTTGAAAATAAAAGTAGAGCCATTATCGGACATGGCATTGATATAGACACGATGAGCGCGACAGCTAAGGCTTATATCTCAGCACTCAATAGCTATCTCTCAATGAAAGATCTTATCTCAAATAACGCATAAGGAAAATGAATATTCATGGCAAAAGCTAAATTTTTTATCGAAGGAATGACTTGTTCGGCTTGCTCATCTGGAATCGAGCGATCACTTTTGCGTAAAGATTCTATTACAGAGGCAAAAATCAACCTCATCTCAAAAGTCGCCTCTATCAAATACGACAAAACCAAAATCAGTCTCAATGAAATTTTTGCACTCATCAAAAAACTCGGCTACACGCCAACTCTCCACGAAAATGATGATGTGAGAAACACACCCATTGCTACATTGCTAAAAACTCGGCAATTTGGCGCGCTTGATAAGCGGTTGTTTCCACCAAAAATACGGCTTTCTATAAGTTTGATTCTCACTTGCTTTGTGCTGTATCTCTCAATGCTACCGATGATGTTTTCACAGATTCTCATCGCGCCATTTGATATGCCTTCTATCAATCTCTTCTCTCAACTCTGCGCCTCGCTTATTGTTATGCATATGGGGCGAAATTTTTATATCAAAGGTTTTAAAGGGCTATTTTCCAAAACCCCAACAATGGATACGCTTATTGCCATAAGCACAAGTGCTGCGCTTATTTATAGTTTGTATTCGATGTGGGGGTATTTTATCGCGGGTATTCCAACGCATCATTTTTATTTTGAAAGCATTTGTGTGATCCTCTGCTTTGTCCTGCTTGGCAAAACAATCGAACACAAAGCCAAAAATAATGCTAATGAAGCAATCAAAGCCCTTTTAGCTCGCAACGAAAAGCAAGCCCTCATTATAGATTCTGATAATAATCAAAAATCTATCCCAATAGATCAAATCCAAGTTGATGATTGTATAAAGATTCTGCCACACAGCTATATTCCCGTAGATGGAGTGCTTATTAGTGGTGAGGGTGGGGTTGATGAATCCATGCTAAGTGGCGAAGTTTTGCCTGTGTTTAAAAAGCCAAATGACAAAGTCTTTGCTGGAAGTCTCAATACAAGCCAATCGTTTATCATCAAAGCCACCACAACAAGCGCGCATAGCACACTTAGCGCGATTATCGCACTTATCCAAGAAGCCACAAATTCCAAAACCCAAATCTCGCGTCTTGCTGATAGAGTCTCAGCAATTTTTGTCCCAAGCGTGATTGGTATCGCGCTTATAGCAGGAATTATATGGGGCATTTTTAAGGATTTTACATTTGGATTTGAGATTTTTATCAGTGTGCTTGTGATCTCTTGCCCTTGCGCTTTGGGACTTGCTACACCTATGGCGATTATGCTTGGCAATACTTTAGCCAACAAGCAAGGTATTTTTCTCAAAAAATCAAGCATTTTAGAAATCACGCGAAATGTAACAAGCATCGTATTTGACAAAACAGGCACACTCACAAAAGCAGAGCTTCATATCCAAAAAATCCAAAGTTTGAGTAATGTAAGCGAAAATGAGATTCTCTCGTTATGCGCGGGAATTGAGCAAGGAAGCGAGCATCTCATCGCTAAGGCGATTTTAAAACAAGCCAAAGATTCTCATATAGAGCCAAAAGTTTGCCAAAACTTCAAATCTCTCGTAGGCTATGGAATCCAAGCAACTTATAATGGTGAAGACTATGTAGTCGGAAGCAAAGAGCTTTTTTCGCAGAATCTAGAAGTTTTGCAAAATAATCAAGCTTTATTGCACATTTATGTAGCCAAAAAGCGCGGTGATTTGTATGAGATTCTAGGCGTTATATTTTTAGAAGATAGCATTAAAGATTCTGCATTTTCATTGATTCCAAAGCTAAAAAACAACCTCATCACACCATATATTTTAAGTGGAGACAATCAATTCAATACCGCTCGTATCGCGCAAGCATTAGGCATTGAACAATTTAGGGCAAATGCTAAGCCTAAAGATAAATTCCACTTTATCCAAGATCTCAAAGCCAAAGGCAATGTCGTGATGATGGTAGGCGATGGCATAAATGATGTGGGCGCATTAGAGGCTTCAGATGCGTCATTAAGCTTTTCTAATGCAAGCGATGTGAGCGAAAAAACAGCAGATATTGTGATTTTTAATCACGACCTCAATCGCATTGATTATATCTTGCGACTCTCAAAAGCAGTCGTTAAAAACATAAAAGAGAATCTATTTTGGGCTTTTTGTTATAATATCATCTGCATTCCATTAGCATGTGGAGCATTATATGGATTTGGGATTTTGCTTAACCCAATGGTCGCTGCTTTTGCGATGAGCTTAAGTAGCGTAAGTGTCGTGCTTAATGCGCAAAGATTGCGGAAA carries:
- the pssA gene encoding CDP-diacylglycerol--serine O-phosphatidyltransferase, whose translation is MNINPLYILPNFFTAGSIFFGIVSIMLASNASFEWAAWLIVVSMIFDGLDGRVARLTNTSSKFGIEFDSLADIVAFGVAPAMLVYYYIPTIGANYGFDGAYGLYRIFTCALFVIFGAIRLARFNITTINAEPNTFIGLPIPTAAVIIVLWILVDLRYNLFVSSFSYLLLVLTFIVSILMVSNIRYPSFKKIKWNLKIFTTLLIALALIISSKLYVEIFCAILSSYILYGIGRWVIMMCKVIVKKRA
- a CDS encoding heavy metal translocating P-type ATPase — protein: MAKAKFFIEGMTCSACSSGIERSLLRKDSITEAKINLISKVASIKYDKTKISLNEIFALIKKLGYTPTLHENDDVRNTPIATLLKTRQFGALDKRLFPPKIRLSISLILTCFVLYLSMLPMMFSQILIAPFDMPSINLFSQLCASLIVMHMGRNFYIKGFKGLFSKTPTMDTLIAISTSAALIYSLYSMWGYFIAGIPTHHFYFESICVILCFVLLGKTIEHKAKNNANEAIKALLARNEKQALIIDSDNNQKSIPIDQIQVDDCIKILPHSYIPVDGVLISGEGGVDESMLSGEVLPVFKKPNDKVFAGSLNTSQSFIIKATTTSAHSTLSAIIALIQEATNSKTQISRLADRVSAIFVPSVIGIALIAGIIWGIFKDFTFGFEIFISVLVISCPCALGLATPMAIMLGNTLANKQGIFLKKSSILEITRNVTSIVFDKTGTLTKAELHIQKIQSLSNVSENEILSLCAGIEQGSEHLIAKAILKQAKDSHIEPKVCQNFKSLVGYGIQATYNGEDYVVGSKELFSQNLEVLQNNQALLHIYVAKKRGDLYEILGVIFLEDSIKDSAFSLIPKLKNNLITPYILSGDNQFNTARIAQALGIEQFRANAKPKDKFHFIQDLKAKGNVVMMVGDGINDVGALEASDASLSFSNASDVSEKTADIVIFNHDLNRIDYILRLSKAVVKNIKENLFWAFCYNIICIPLACGALYGFGILLNPMVAAFAMSLSSVSVVLNAQRLRKFK
- a CDS encoding 2-isopropylmalate synthase; this translates as MQEYIKIFDTTLRDGEQSPGASMNIEEKIKIALQLEKLGVDVIEAGFAASSPGDFEAINQIAQSLSSASVCSLARALESDIDVAAKAIAPAHHKTIHTFIATSPIHMEFKLKLKPEEVIKKAVNAVKYAKSLCQDVEFSCEDALRSDIGFLKEILPAVIEAGANTLNLPDTVGYRLPHEIGTFIKEIHNFIGDRAILSIHCHNDLGLAVANSIAAIQNGVRQVECTINGLGERAGNTALEEVVMILKTRKDLFLTSTNSALDTHINTKEIYPTSKLVADITGIRPQPNKAIVGKNAFAHESGIHQDGMLKHPQTYEIMRPCDIGIPESNGLILGKHSGKAAFKDKIKSLGFEGISDAELLAAFERFKVLCDSKKEIFDDDIRAILSEETLHIPQIFSLGIIQVSACSSGKYCAAISIYKDENEVSDSALGNGAVDSVLKSIDRISQIQGHLQDYKVESITSGKDALAKVVVKVVFENKSRAIIGHGIDIDTMSATAKAYISALNSYLSMKDLISNNA
- a CDS encoding phosphatidylserine decarboxylase — protein: MNGIQIVAKESLNGIIAFFIWILFCFFVDFSFGLFLGVVGILLWCWAFRNPERIAMQKDNIILAPIDGEVIGIEKTEKSCLITIKVRFFDAGFIRLPLESKTIKITQKSGLLLYFSDLWKKLNQQIKIKGAHFEMLILPKVFAPSSINGSNALHVAIGQRVGFMKVGELQLHITKPQVDICINVGDKIISGQSIIGYLK